Proteins encoded together in one Coffea arabica cultivar ET-39 chromosome 2c, Coffea Arabica ET-39 HiFi, whole genome shotgun sequence window:
- the LOC140035565 gene encoding putative F-box protein At1g67623: MAAYEESVWTSLKDATFWLPFTPFVAAYEESVWIYIGRDLLVAIYPARPGCQICATGFYELVDDHSCKLFNEVSESKNIYQRMSLDRFEIVPWPKNQKVSRFLKKCRQSKNPEALYRKGVVDFFSDKHEDSALENLEEAANSGHADAAYALGIIYIFVGGDGLKRKGMRLLMKSRLLQGRVNLCRQNLRALLRMIWVKNPVFLNPTPICCAMTHERKTSSWPMHPDEVEESTCEGCACDEEIRAICAALPYR; the protein is encoded by the exons ATGGCAGCATACGAGGAGTCAGTCTGGACAAGTTTGAAGGACGCGACCTTTTGGTTGCCATTTACCCCGTTCGTGGCAGCATACGAGGAGTCAGTGTGGATATATATCGGACGCGACCTTTTGGTTGCCATTTACCCCGCCCGACCTGGCTGCCAAATCTGTGCTACCGGCTTCTACGAGTTGGTTGACGACCACAG CTGTAAGTTGTTCAACGAAGTTTCCGAGTCAAAGAACATTTACCAGCGGATGTCCCTCGACAGGTTTGAAATCGTTCCGTGGCCAAAAAACCAGAAAGTGTCGAGGTTCTTGAAGAAGTGCAGACAAAGCAAAAATCCAGAAGCCTTGTACCGAAAAGGAGTG GTTGATTTTTTTTCGGATAAGCACGAGGACTCAGCATTGGAAAACCTGGAAGAAGCTGCTAATTCAGGCCATGCCGATGCTGCATATGCGTTGGGAATAATTTACATCTTTGTTGGTGGGGACGGGTTAAAGCGCAAAGGTATGAGACTGCTCATGAAATCCAGACTTCTCCAAGGCAGAGTGAATCTTTGCCGTCAGAATTTGCGAGCGCTGCTGAGGATGATATGGGTCAAGAATCCTGTGTTTCTAAACCCAACGCCCATTTGTTGTGCCATGACACATGAGAGGAAAACATCTTCATGGCCTATGCATCCCGATGAAGTGGAGGAGAGTACATGTGAAGGGTGCGCTTGCGATGAGGAAATTCGAGCAATTTGTGCTGCCCTGCCATATCGTTAA